In a genomic window of Panthera tigris isolate Pti1 chromosome D4, P.tigris_Pti1_mat1.1, whole genome shotgun sequence:
- the SIGMAR1 gene encoding sigma non-opioid intracellular receptor 1 gives MQWAVGRRWVWAALLLAAAAVLAQVVWLWLGTQSFVFQHEEIAQLARQYAGLDHELAFSRLIVELRRLHPGHVLPDEELQWVFVNAGGWMGAMCLLHASLSEYVLLFGTALGSGGHSGRYWAEISDTIISGTFHQWREGTTKSEVFYPGETVVHGPGEATAVEWGPNTWMVEYGRGVIPSTLAFALADTIFSTQDFLTLFYTLRAYARGLRLELTTYLFGQDP, from the exons ATGCAGTGGGCCGTGGGCCGGCGGTGGGTGTGGGCCGCGCTGCTCCTGGCTGCCGCTGCTGTGCTGGCCCAGGTGGTCTGGCTCTGGCTGGGCACGCAAAGCTTCGTCTTCCAGCACGAAGAGATCGCGCAGCTGGCCCGGCAGTATGCGG GGTTGGACCACGAGCTGGCGTTCTCTCGGCTGATCGTGGAATTACGGCGGCTGCACCCAGGCCACGTGCTGCCCGACGAGGAGCTGCAGTGGGTGTTTGTGAACGCGGGCGGCTGGATGGGCGCCATGTGCCTTCTGCACGCCTCGCTGTCCGAGTACGTGCTGCTCTTCGGCACCGCCCTGGGCTCTGGCGGCCACTCGG GGCGCTACTGGGCTGAGATTTCCGACACCATCATCTCTGGCACCTTCCACCAGTGGAGAGAGGGCACTACCAAAAGTGAGGTCTTCTACCCAG GGGAGACCGTGGTCCACGGGCCTGGTGAGGCAACAGCTGTGGAATGGGGGCCAAATACATGGATGGTGGAGTATGGTCGGGGTGTCATCCCATCTACCTTGGCCTTCGCACTGGCTGACACAATCTTCAGCACCCAGGACTTCCTCACGCTCTTCTATACTCTTCGCGCCTATGCCCGGGGCCTCCGGCTTGAGCTCACCACCTACCTCTTTGGCCAGGACCCCTGA